The Alosa alosa isolate M-15738 ecotype Scorff River chromosome 8, AALO_Geno_1.1, whole genome shotgun sequence genome contains the following window.
gcctccaacacacacacagagacacacatagccCTCATTCTATCAACACAACCAACCGCATGTTCATTCAtttacactcctacacacacacacacacacacacacgcggcagTGAGAAAGAAAACAGAGTACATGTTTGTAAAACATCTCCTTTTGGTCAGCCAAACCAAGTTAGCCCCTTGTAAGACAGGAAGACAGCGCTACTTAAGTCCACAAATTAactatgtgttgtgttttactGCAGACACAACAATTAACATATTTCTTGTCAAGCGGAGATATGGGCTATGACTGCTGACTCCTGAAAACCCTCAGTTATTTACAGCTCTGATTTGAATGGCATGTTTTGACATCGGGGCACAGACAAAGCCTTTGTCGGAgaaagaaaatgtaaaaaaaaaatcagagttTTGCCGAAAGAAATTACGGTGATTGACGTTGCGGGAGCTTTTTAACATCAGACGACTTGATTGTGCTCCCCAGGGGGTGTTGACATGGGGCGTCCCTGGACTGGCCTCTCTTTTTTGAATCTGGTTGCTACCGCTCCTCTGGTCATGGAGGGTGAGGACGCGCTGCCgaacagagagagactgaggccCCTGGAGTCAGAGCCAAggtgctctctgtctgtcaccaTTTGAATAAGGAAGCGTGTGGTAGATTTGCCAAGATTTGGCAGTTGTGTCTTAAAGATCATAAGAAAAACAGCAAGTTAATTATTTACTTTTCAAACTGCAGTTCGACTCTAATTCCAAACATATGAAGGAAAAGTCTAAAACCAAGGGGAGAAAATACCACTTTTCATAGCTAATAGTTTTGTTTATTCTTTAATTGCTTTTACATTAACATTTCAATTTGATGCAAATTGTAATTATGTGAATCACAAATCTAGCATAAAAATACAATCAACTCATTAAGTCTTCTTTTAGAATCGTTAATTGATCTTCACATTCAGATTGCAAGAGAAGAAACATATGCTTTCCTTTCAGAAGCCTCACCTGCCACTTGACCTTTGACTTGATCATTAGCGGCCTCACGATGCCGAGTTCACCATTACACCTGAACCAGAGAGGGATAAACCATGTAGACATAAGTCAGTGAGGAAGGCACTCAAAGATAATACACATGATTTAAAACAATTACTCCAGCGAAGGGCAAACCCACCATTTAAATGGGCATACTTCAAGCACAGGGGATTAATAGGAATGGTCAGGGCCTTGCATATGCAGTTCCATTATCGCtgtgcgactgtgtgtgtgagagagagagagaccacacaaGTCCCACATGGTGTAGATAGGATGAGCCACCCTCGCTGCAAAGCCTCAGTGACAGAGATCAGAATAAAAGCGCGAGTGATTGTACAAACGCTAAGTAGTGCGGGTGAACACAGGCCTGCGATGCACAACAATTTATTGCCTGAGCTATGCCGAGGATGTTTTTTTATACATCAAATACCACTCAATTACAAAATCTGGCGCTTGCATGTAGAAATATGGCTCATACTTCATGATACGTGCCCGAGGAAAAAAGGAATACATTTTAGCAGCCCTTCATCAAAAACAGTGGAGGGCCACAAGGGGAGAAATAAACAGATTAGAAAAGCAATTGACATTTCCCTAAAGCATGCACAGGCTTATTTGCATCAGTTCACAGGCTCATGTTTTATTTATCCGTGATCACAACCGATCGTGAGAGAAATTAATCAATAGGGATGCCACCGGGAGGTGTGTTCTATACCAGGGTTCACACTCCCCCtagcacctccacccccactcccctccctcacacacacacacacccttcctccCTTCTGTACCTTTGTCCCCTGCATTGAGGTGACTGATTTTTCCATCCACGCCACGCTTGGAAGAGCTCCATATGGCCAGGATCAAAGGTGTTGTTGGGTGCACGGTTCTGCTTCGTTGCCAGCCAGCGCCGTTAATTAGAAAACAAGATCAGAGGCGGTATTAAAATCCAATTAAGCTGGTATGAACAGATTGCCAAGTGATGTTCACTAATGTATTACTGAGCACCATGCAAATTTCTAGTGGCGGCTTTTGGTCTtgtcgcgcgtgtgtgtgtatttctgcgtATGTGGgggtgtgcttgtgtttatCCCCCTCCCCCAAGCCCAGGCAAAAGTTGTTTAAATGGCCTCTTGCCTGACGGAATGAGAGTTTGCCAAGATCCACATGCATGCCGATATGGTGAAAAAGGTCGAAAATGACACGGGACATAATGGACAAGGCTGGGTCAATTCAACTTGCATGCAGATGACCCATATCAATAACAACTGTGTGTCATTCCAGAAAACTGTGCCACCTCCCACCCACCCTGCTAAATGAATGATCCAGATATAGCCGTGGATGGGTAGAATCTGAACTGGAGAAAGATAAGTACTTCCAGCTGGTGGTCcacaactccatacagagcagTCACAGATGAAGGTTGCACAAAAGAAAATCATTGAGCTCCCATAATGCTATGCTAATGAGCCAGTCAGGAAATAGGCCTCAAGTGTCGGAAATTGCCCCAATGCTGACTCGAGCCACCAGAATGCCAAATATAGTTGAAACTGACAGGATTTATTTCTAAAAGAGGTGAGGTCTGAATTGGCAACAGATTGAAAATCATGAAGACAACACACCAAAAGAAAATTCAGAGGCTCCAAACACCCAACAGTAGTgtggaccttttttttttttttttttcaagaaataAATAGCCTTGATAACCAAATACATCTCACCTCAGCATTAATTGTATAATAAGAGAACTAGAGAAATCCAATGTGAACTTCAGAACCAGAACTTCATGACTCAAGATTTGAGCAGAGTGACGGTAGGCTTTTACTCAAATAATGGAAACTGCTGCTATCCAAAGGCTGGGTTAACTGAGGGGCCTGTGGTAGTGCTCACTTTAGCTAACCAACCCTTCAAGGAGCAAGTTAAGTTACAGGCATTGGACCATCAAGCAGGAACTACTGTAGATGTTTAGTTTAGTGAAACATGAGGGCTGAAGCACCAACACTTCAGAATTTAAGCAAAACTACACAAGTGTTTTAAGTTCAAAATTTATTGAGGATCAAGAGAACACAGATCCTGGAATCTCCAAATATAAGCCATAATCCATAACCCAAACACCAAACCTGCAGGTTGAGTTATAAGCAAACGTACATCATAATCATTACAATCAAGCAGAGCACTCAAACACATTGAATGGGGGACAACACATGGCCACACCAATCATTtacagtactgtacatgcaAATCTACTTGAGGGCATTGGTTCTTGCAGCTCTTACCAGGTTTGCTTGGGACTGGAGACAGTCTCAGACTCATGTTGAGGTAGCTTAACTGGGGTGTCCACTTCTTTAACAGTACTATGGGGAGTTGGAGCTTGTGCTGACAGTACAGGAATTCTCTCAAAGCCAACGTCAGTCCAGGCATTGTGGCCATGCTCATAGGTGGAACTGAAATGGGTTATGGTACCAGGTGGAAGTTCACCAGCGAGGAACATTTGGAAGAACTGGTCGTCATGTTCCTCCAAGGGTGGCGACACATAACTGCGGACCTCAGGGCCACGGTCCTCAGAGGACACAGGGAaagggagatgaggaggagggggcagaaTCAGGTCTCCAGAATCATGGAACTCGGACTCATCATTGCCATGTTCATGAATTGAAAACAGACGGATGACTTTCCCAGGTTTGTAGAATGGCTCAGGTGGTGGACCTGGTGGATATTGTGGAACCAGGATTGTGTCAGGATCAGGAACAGAAGGATGCAAGGGCACAGGTTCAGGATCAAACCCCCAAGATGTTGCTGGATGAGgctcagcagcagcaccagcaccaaGGGCCTGAGGTGGAGGTAGACCTGGCTGCTGATCATCATGATCAGAGATGGGAGATTCCATCCAAGACCAATCAACAGGATCATGTCCCACCCAATACCAACCAGCCATGTTTGCAACATCGTTGGAATCTACAGGATTTATTCCTTCAGGACCAGGCTGAGCTTGTGGTTGTGGACCATTCAATCCTTAAATAAGGAGGGGAAACCCCAAAGTAAATGAAAGCAGTTAAAATATTGTATAATAGCATTTGAGATTTTTAGACCAAGACTTTACCTTTAGCAGGAAAGCCATGAACATTCCAGACCATGACACTGAGAAAAGAAATCCTGAAGAGAAAAacatataaataaaaacatttcagCTGTTTAAGCAGTTTGTAATCTTGTCATGACTGTACACAGCACAAAAACCATAAAAGAAGGTTATTAAAACAAAGAGTTTACCATAACACTAGTGTGCCTCCCATAATTGTGAACACCTCCCAAACAAACTTCAAGCTATCCCACTGTGTCTCCTGTTGCTTTCTGTAGAGTATAAAGAGGAGCATGTAgacaccagccaatcaaacacACTGATCAATAATGAAGATCAGCTGAAAATAATTACATCAATTATTGATAAATGTGTTGACGCAGGACTCCATCTGAATTTCAccacaaaaaagctaccatctttgcccatattcACCTTAGACTATTCCACTACACCcgttttagaaatgtattttcttCCGCCTTGTGCTCAATCTAACGGTCGGCTAGTTCCGGCTAATTAGCTTCATTGAGATAACACAGTACAAGAGGATTGAGGCTAACTTGGGAGGAAACGAAAAATGCCATCAGGAGGTCAGATGGCAAGACTGTACTTCGCCATCCAAGGCTATTCACCTCTACGGAGTGAGTAGATGATATGCGGCGGTGGCCTCCCGTATCATAAGAAGATATTTTAGAGACAGACTGGCCATTCTCAGCACAGCATGTCAATACATAACTGTCATAATATATTCTTATAAAGTGCTTTCTTTATTTATACCCAAAACCCAAGGCATTATCTGATTATTTGCTGTCCAAAATGTTAAAACCAAAACACTTCAAGGCCGTATTACAGACACGTCCTAACCCAGCTAACAATTTATGGTTCCCAAAAACTAGGTTCCCATAGTTTTTGGTTTCGGGAACGTTAGTTTTTGGTTCCCAAACGTTCCCCGAAGGTTAGTTTTTGAGTAAGTTTTGGTTCTCATGGAAAGTTTGCTGAATGTTCCGGGAAcgttagttggttggttggttatATAAAACGTTCCCTGAACGTTCCCCTAACGTTCCCTAACCGTTGCAACCTTCATAGACCTTCCCCTAACGTTCCCTAACCGTTGCAACCTTTAGGGAACATTCCCATAACGTTCCCTAAACGTTGCAACCTTTAGGGAACCTTCCCCTGACATTGCAATTTGCATACcaattttattattactttaaaCTGCATGAGCAGGAATACATCATTATATATTTGCAGGAATTAATGAACAGGCAAAATTGATGGGATTTATaactttaatataaaataatcaaaatacaaaaggtctaaaaatatatataaacatcaGACTCCATGTTACCCAAGTATACCAACACAAGAAATTTGACTTTGGTAGGTGCTCTATACATtcaacaaatagacagacatactgtacaatagagacaacaATATACATTGTGGCAGATACCAACACAATATACAAAATAACTATAGAAACTATAGAACTTCCTCGCAGATATCTGATCTGTTTGGTATGGCAATATACTGCTCAATGGGAAGTTCAAGTACAACGCGGACAAAGATGGCGCCCCCATGTTTGTGCacggaataaggtgaataagGAGCTCTGATATCTTGTGATTTTTAGCCTACTATGGGAAAATAACTTAGATATTTTAAATTATTGCAACTGTTACTGTAATGGGAATGAAGAAAtctaaaatgcagacgttttacTCTACACACTTTTGTCTTCTGGCTTTGAGAAGGCACTGTGATCTTCGGTATATGTTAAGATCGCGAATTTTGATTTTTGccaccccagagctaacttgcaaagCAACTTGGCATAGGTaattagcttcaattaacagcCGGAACTCATATGGGCAAAGACTGcagctttggttcctttttgtaggcgaacttcagaggtctaatCCCAAACCTTCTGATATCTTGCATCACATGTATTAATGTAGTTAATGTAgttgtgtgttaatgtagtttGGCAGTTTGTAGTTCCAATTTAGTTCTCAAAATACTGTTTTTCTACTTGATATTCTTACCTCACCTCATTTCTCATCAGGATCCcttatggcctccttacaccaaacaactttgacaagatttgggaaagatggtagtcttttgagtaaagcctGACTGGGGGGCATTAgtcaatctttcaagaatctttcccaaatcttgtcaaagttgtttggtgtaaggaggccattaggAGAAACAGGGTCGCTCTCAATAAAAGAAAAGCCATGACAAGAAATTGTCTCTCTGGGTAACCCTGTGCAATGAAAAGGATCTGTAGGAGCAGGATGAATTTACGGCATTTGTTTTTCCCCTCTTTAGGAGTCATACACATGTTTAAAGTAGAAATCTTGCCCTTAGATTTCAGTCTTAAATTCTTGTCTACTTGCCCTCCACCCAAAAGGTATCCATCTCACACCATTAAGCAAACTGAAGGTGATTGTGATGCTACAGGAAACCAGTAAAGCGAAGCAAAACTATacctacatgttttttttttttttttttttaaattgtaaaaTGTCTTGTTTTTAAATTGTAGTTTTTTAAAACTATAATGACAtgtataaaattaaaattacaTTGGCAAACAAGCAGAGAGGCTTTGGAATATTCTCTAGTCAGCTGACCTTTCCCAGGCGTGGTGGACAAGCAGTAACGTCACTGACTAACTATTGGGTTGACCTAGATTCAATTCCTGAACCCTCCACTGCTAGtcagtcactttggataaagtgCCTGCTAAGCAGCAGTCAACTTTAAATATGTGTTTGCATCAACACTAATAACTGACATTTGAAAGCGTTAGACTTCAAAAACTTGAGGAAAACAAACAATAGGAGCCTTGGGCCCCATCTATCCATCTTGACCATTTACCTCATTCATGGCAACAGTAGGGTATAGAAGACAATACCCCCTGGAAACCCAAGAAAGATATTGCAACCAAATTACTCCCAGTTCTTAAAGTTTATTGAATTCAAGGCTTAAAGTGTTGATCTTTGTGGCAGTCACTGCAGAACAAATACACCACCATCGAAGAGGTAAATTAGACATTTTAGAACAATGTTCAACTTCAGAGTGAAAATGCAAATTACAGACAATGTGGCTTACCCCCGTTTAGGTTTCCTGTCTAGTGTTGAGATGGACCCCCTTAATGCTAATTTCTCTTAGGATTTGAAGGCTGCTTTACGTGAGCTTTTGCTCAAGCATTTGCCTTTTTGGATGTTAGAAAGGGCTGTAAAATACCTAAAGGAACCTTGGTGTTCATTTTAGAGTCATTCTGTACTTTCCTTTGGTGAGAAGGAGCCCTTCtttcaggggcaggaggaggaacCCTCTCAAAGCCAACATCGGTCTAAGCATTGTGGCCATGCTCATAGGTGGAACTGAAATGGGTTATGGTACCAGGTGGAAGTTCACCAGCGAGGAACATTTGAAAGAACTGGTCATCGTGTTCCTCCCTGAGTGGCGACACATAACTGCTGGACTCAGGTCCACTGTTCTCAGAGACCTCTGGGaaaagagatgaggaggagggggcggAATCAGGTCTCCAGAATCATGGAAGTCGGAGTCCTCATGGCCATGTTCATAAATAGAAaacagagacaggcagagacagacagaattaagaaatccaagataagtgataaagcatGGCTTGACATTGTCCAGTCATCCTAGCTCATCACGTTTAATTAACACCAATGCATGAGGAGTAGGAGCGACTATAACAAGCTGGGTGTAAATAATTCAGGATATGTGCTCAGTTCTCATTTTTTCCTCCAAAAAATCCATGGTTGGAAAAAGACGTGGAAAATAGCATCagtcacacaaagtgaacagtttttttttttacaatgaagtaaagttcTTAGTTTTTGAATGGGGAAATATGGCTCTCTATTGGGTCCAGACTCAGTTGGCTGAGACTAGCTGTTGTAGTGATCTTAAAATGTCAGGGCAAACAATAAGTATTACTTCCACAAAGATCTACAATAAATACAGAGAGTAACATTTTACCTTTAACTGGGtcaccacagacacaccaacTCAATGCAGAGGGTAGGAAAAGTCTAAAATAAAAGAACATTGTTAATGATCATTTTCAATTCACCTGCACAGAATGTAGACTCAGAAAAAGTCACTCGACCCTTGACCCCACTCCGACTGCCATTGTGACGTACAGGTAAACAGATCCTCTCTACCTAGAGACATGGCCAAGGGCTGCAAGTCTGATGAGAACTCGCTATCCAGCCAAATCCCAGTCAGTCTTATAAACATCAGCTGGGATGCTTAATAAGGG
Protein-coding sequences here:
- the LOC125299651 gene encoding uncharacterized protein LOC125299651, yielding MGGTLVLWISFLSVMVWNVHGFPAKGLNGPQPQAQPGPEGINPVDSNDVANMAGWYWVGHDPVDWSWMESPISDHDDQQPGLPPPQALGAGAAAEPHPATSWGFDPEPVPLHPSVPDPDTILVPQYPPGPPPEPFYKPGKVIRLFSIHEHGNDESEFHDSGDLILPPPPHLPFPVSSEDRGPEVRSYVSPPLEEHDDQFFQMFLAGELPPGTITHFSSTYEHGHNAWTDVGFERIPVLSAQAPTPHSTVKEVDTPVKLPQHESETVSSPKQTW